From the genome of Verrucomicrobiia bacterium, one region includes:
- the tadA gene encoding tRNA adenosine(34) deaminase TadA, with protein sequence MNHPIIDRQSDHYFMGEALRQARKAHAAEEVPVGAVVVRAGQIIARASNQVELLKDATAHAEMLAITQAEEAVGDWRLSDCTLYVTKEPCPMCAGAIVHVRFQRVVFGAGDPKGGAAGGAMNLLQFPTLNHRCEITSGVREAECRQLLLDFFAQQRARKEQARQQSERN encoded by the coding sequence ATGAACCATCCCATCATTGACCGGCAGAGTGACCATTACTTCATGGGCGAAGCGCTGCGTCAGGCGCGCAAGGCGCACGCGGCGGAAGAAGTGCCCGTGGGCGCGGTGGTGGTTCGCGCCGGACAGATCATTGCGCGCGCCAGCAATCAGGTGGAATTGCTCAAGGATGCGACCGCGCACGCGGAAATGCTTGCCATTACTCAAGCCGAGGAGGCGGTCGGCGACTGGCGTTTGAGTGACTGCACGCTGTATGTCACCAAGGAGCCGTGCCCGATGTGCGCGGGAGCGATTGTCCATGTGCGCTTCCAACGCGTGGTGTTTGGTGCCGGTGATCCCAAAGGCGGCGCGGCCGGGGGCGCGATGAATCTGTTGCAATTTCCCACGTTGAATCATCGTTGCGAAATCACCTCGGGCGTGCGCGAAGCGGAATGTCGGCAACTGCTGCTCGATTTTTTTGCGCAACAACGTGCCCGAAAAGAACAGGCACGCCAGCAATCGGAACGAAATTAA
- a CDS encoding pyruvate carboxylase, whose amino-acid sequence MSSATSTPSALPRKLLVANRSEIAIRVFRAATELGLRTVAIYAQEDRLAIHRFKADEAYLVGVGKGPVGAYLDIPGIIALAKEKGVDFIHPGYGFLAENADFADACAAAGITFVGPQARLLRLMGDKTAARALAQKVGVPTLPGTEDPVTNRNAALKIAKQIGFPLMIKAAFGGGGRGMRVVQKPGDLAALLDEAQGEAGRAFGNSAVFLERYIPRAKHIEVQILGDQHGNVVHLHERDCSVQRRHQKVIEIAPSVALDETVRRELCAAAVRLCREIGYDNAGTVEFLYDQDTKAWFFIEMNPRIQVEHTVTEVVTGLDLVRSQILIAAGQRMHDAEVGIPPQDQIARNGYAVQCRITTEDPENKFQPDYGRILTYRSAGGFGVRLDGGMGFAGAVITPFYDSLLVKLTSSGPTFGAALQRMDRALAEFRIRGVKTNIPFLENVIHNDIFKSGQASTTLIDTSPELFKFKPRRDRATKLLTFLADVTVNGNPHAKGYVPKETLGAARVPGCDQKQAPPAGTRQLLLELGPKKFAEWTRRQKQLLVTETTFRDAHQSLFATRLRTFDMLAVADVVARCTPRLFSLEMWGGATFDASLRFLHEDPWARLRALRARIPNVCFQMLFRGSNAVGYSNYPDNAVAGFVKHAAAAGMDIFRIFDSLNYLPNLKVAMEAVNETHAICEGSLCYTGNILDPARAKYSLKYYIKLAKELEKMGAHILGLKDMAGLCRPPAARVLVKALKEEVGLPVHFHTHDTSGIAAASILSAAEAGVDIVDLANASLSGSTSQPNLNSVVAALQFTRRDTGLNLDALNELADYWEQVRTYYAPFDTSPKSGSAEVYLHEMPGGQFTNLKEQANAMGLASHWPEIARTYAEVNQLFGDVIKVTPSSKAIGDMTMFLVTRGIKPADVLNLEPGSVPFPESVIDMLRGGLGQPLGGWPRKLQHVVLGNRKPLPGRPGAELKPLNFNKIKDELTPKLKREATMDDVFSYVMYPAVFTDYARKVNAHSDVSVLPTPSFFYGMKPGQEISVDIEPGKTLFIRLVNIGAVDPDGRRAVNFELNGMTRQISVPDKSVKATVKARAKADPAKPQEVGAPIPGLVTALAVSLGAKVAKGDKLAVLEAMKMQTTIYAPSDGVVEQLSVQVGEAVESKDLLLRLR is encoded by the coding sequence ATGAGTTCTGCCACGTCAACTCCATCCGCGCTGCCGCGTAAACTGCTCGTTGCCAATCGCAGCGAAATTGCCATTCGCGTTTTCCGCGCGGCAACGGAGTTGGGGCTGCGAACCGTGGCGATCTACGCGCAGGAGGACCGGCTGGCCATTCATCGCTTCAAAGCGGATGAGGCGTACCTGGTCGGCGTGGGCAAAGGCCCGGTGGGCGCGTACCTCGACATCCCGGGGATCATCGCGTTGGCGAAAGAAAAGGGCGTGGACTTCATCCATCCCGGTTACGGATTCCTGGCCGAGAACGCGGACTTCGCGGACGCCTGTGCGGCGGCGGGAATTACGTTTGTTGGGCCGCAGGCCAGATTGTTGCGTTTGATGGGCGATAAAACCGCCGCGCGCGCCCTGGCGCAGAAAGTCGGCGTGCCGACGTTGCCGGGCACGGAGGATCCGGTGACCAATCGGAACGCGGCGTTGAAGATTGCCAAGCAAATTGGTTTCCCGCTGATGATCAAAGCCGCGTTCGGCGGGGGCGGTCGCGGCATGCGCGTGGTGCAGAAACCGGGCGATCTCGCCGCGTTACTGGATGAAGCGCAAGGCGAGGCGGGGCGCGCGTTCGGCAATTCCGCCGTTTTCCTCGAGCGCTACATTCCGCGCGCCAAACACATCGAAGTGCAGATTCTCGGGGACCAACACGGCAACGTGGTGCATTTGCACGAGCGCGATTGCTCGGTGCAGCGGCGGCATCAAAAGGTCATTGAAATTGCGCCCAGCGTGGCGTTGGACGAAACGGTGCGGCGCGAGCTGTGCGCGGCGGCGGTGCGGTTGTGCCGGGAGATTGGTTACGACAACGCGGGCACGGTGGAATTTCTTTACGATCAAGACACCAAGGCATGGTTCTTCATCGAGATGAACCCGCGCATCCAGGTCGAACATACGGTGACGGAAGTGGTCACGGGATTGGACCTGGTGCGTTCGCAAATCTTGATTGCCGCCGGTCAGCGGATGCACGACGCGGAGGTGGGGATTCCGCCGCAAGACCAGATCGCGCGCAACGGTTACGCCGTGCAATGCCGCATCACCACCGAGGACCCCGAGAATAAGTTTCAGCCGGATTACGGGCGCATTCTGACCTATCGCTCGGCGGGTGGATTTGGCGTGCGCCTGGATGGCGGCATGGGTTTCGCCGGGGCGGTGATCACGCCGTTCTACGATTCGCTGCTCGTGAAACTAACGTCGAGCGGGCCGACTTTTGGGGCGGCGTTGCAGCGGATGGATCGGGCGCTGGCGGAGTTCCGCATCCGCGGCGTGAAGACGAACATTCCGTTTCTGGAGAACGTCATTCACAACGACATTTTCAAAAGCGGCCAGGCGTCCACCACGTTGATTGACACCAGCCCGGAGCTGTTCAAGTTCAAGCCGCGCCGGGATCGGGCGACCAAGCTGCTGACCTTCCTGGCCGACGTGACGGTGAACGGCAATCCGCACGCGAAAGGTTATGTGCCCAAGGAAACGTTGGGCGCGGCCCGCGTGCCGGGGTGCGACCAGAAACAAGCGCCGCCCGCCGGAACGCGGCAGTTGTTGCTGGAGTTGGGGCCGAAGAAGTTCGCCGAGTGGACGCGCCGGCAGAAACAACTGCTCGTCACGGAAACCACGTTCCGCGACGCGCACCAATCGCTGTTCGCCACGCGCTTGCGCACTTTCGACATGCTGGCGGTGGCGGACGTGGTGGCGCGTTGCACGCCACGATTGTTCTCGCTGGAAATGTGGGGCGGCGCGACCTTTGACGCGTCACTGCGGTTTCTGCATGAAGATCCGTGGGCGCGGTTGCGCGCGTTGCGGGCGCGAATTCCGAACGTCTGTTTCCAAATGTTGTTTCGCGGCTCGAATGCCGTGGGTTACTCGAATTACCCGGATAACGCGGTGGCGGGTTTTGTGAAGCACGCCGCGGCGGCGGGCATGGATATTTTCCGCATCTTCGATTCGCTGAATTACCTGCCCAACCTCAAGGTGGCGATGGAAGCGGTGAACGAAACGCACGCCATTTGCGAAGGCTCGCTGTGTTATACCGGCAACATTCTCGATCCGGCGCGCGCCAAGTACTCGCTGAAGTATTACATCAAGCTCGCCAAGGAACTCGAGAAGATGGGCGCGCACATTCTCGGCTTGAAAGACATGGCGGGGTTGTGTCGCCCGCCGGCCGCGCGGGTATTGGTCAAGGCGTTGAAGGAAGAAGTCGGGTTGCCGGTGCATTTTCACACGCACGATACCAGCGGCATTGCGGCCGCCAGCATTTTGAGCGCGGCGGAAGCGGGCGTGGATATCGTGGACCTGGCCAACGCTTCGCTGAGCGGTTCGACGAGTCAACCGAACCTCAACTCGGTGGTGGCGGCGCTGCAATTCACCCGGCGCGATACCGGTTTGAATTTGGACGCGCTGAATGAGCTGGCCGATTATTGGGAGCAGGTTCGCACTTATTACGCGCCGTTCGATACCTCGCCCAAATCCGGCAGCGCGGAGGTTTATCTGCACGAAATGCCCGGCGGCCAGTTCACGAATTTGAAGGAGCAGGCCAACGCGATGGGGTTGGCGAGTCATTGGCCGGAAATTGCGCGCACGTATGCCGAGGTCAATCAATTGTTCGGCGACGTGATCAAAGTCACACCGAGCAGCAAGGCGATTGGCGACATGACCATGTTCCTCGTCACGCGCGGCATCAAACCCGCCGACGTGTTGAATCTGGAGCCGGGCAGCGTGCCGTTCCCGGAATCGGTGATTGATATGTTGCGCGGAGGATTGGGGCAACCGCTCGGGGGCTGGCCCCGGAAATTGCAGCACGTCGTGCTGGGTAATCGCAAGCCGTTGCCGGGTCGTCCCGGTGCGGAATTGAAGCCGCTGAATTTTAATAAGATCAAGGACGAGCTGACCCCCAAGCTCAAGCGCGAGGCGACGATGGACGACGTGTTCAGTTACGTCATGTATCCCGCCGTATTTACTGATTATGCCCGGAAGGTGAACGCGCACAGCGATGTATCCGTGCTGCCGACCCCGTCGTTTTTCTATGGGATGAAACCCGGCCAGGAAATTTCGGTGGACATCGAACCGGGCAAGACGCTGTTCATCCGGCTCGTGAACATCGGCGCGGTGGACCCGGACGGGCGTCGCGCGGTGAATTTCGAGTTGAATGGCATGACCCGCCAGATTTCCGTGCCGGACAAGTCCGTCAAGGCGACGGTCAAAGCGCGCGCCAAGGCTGATCCGGCCAAGCCGCAGGAAGTCGGCGCGCCGATTCCCGGTTTGGTGACGGCGTTGGCCGTCAGTCTCGGCGCCAAAGTGGCCAAGGGCGATAAGCTGGCGGTGCTGGAAGCCATGAAGATGCAGACCACCATTTACGCGCCCAGCGATGGCGTGGTGGAACAATTGTCAGTGCAGGTCGGCGAAGCCGTCGAGAGCAAGGACTTGCTCCTGCGGTTGCGTTGA
- a CDS encoding alanine--tRNA ligase-related protein translates to MTSSQIRQSFLDFFQSKQHTIVPSSSLMPDSPNLLFTNAGMNQFVPIFLGQTPCPYQPGRAADTQKCIRAGGKHNDLEDVGLDTYHHTFFEMLGNWSFGDYFKKEAIEWAWELVVGKWKFPPARLYATVFCPYLGEPGWEKKWAIELEQVAALTLTSRTFIAPDPNASPFEVSDQEAALYWARQFIAAGLDPKTHIIPGNKKDNFWMMGETGPCGPCSELHVDLTPDGDTKGSLVNQGSAECIEIWNLVFIQFNAQPRGGDASSLKGGGSAPAADSATGAAQPLVEFVPLSQKHVDTGMGFERVTSIIQGTKKFTDFQNAKISNYETDIFRPIFDALERLSGKKYRSTLPGRSTAGGAPAPQAQIEQEKIDVAFRVIADHIRTLGFAIADGIQPGNTDRNYVLRRILRRAVRYGRTLDFREPFFYKLVDVLADTMGDVFPEIRARKQHVQAVIHTEEEAFNKTLDKGIALFNEEVEKLAGSAAVGLGGTGYQPVPSGNLPDGVPGATYTKRNLPHFEKPWAIYAVNFQTHGGRELTSAARDIAFDCILHWRESRYRLIATCVMPDHVHLIIQPGIKERATTGEPIFWSLTEILHSIKSFSAKEINKLDNTSGTLWQAERFDRYLRSDAELQEKFHYICKNPWTAKIVDERTPYRWLWTQDIEAAQPYIPPSSLPYASTTGQVAQPNRPVACSTQTTTSAPPSDGTSNLPAASPQISGAFAFRLYDEQGFPLDLTELMARERGLTVDTAGFEKLMEEQRARARAAQKKEVISLSQIQTTTPTKFVGYDTTATKAKVLEVVMEKGKTGLILDRSSFYAEMGGQVGDTGNVVKDSYGFIVTNTQKVGNTWVHWLEVNDADPALPQIGSEVDVLVNHDRRAAIQRHHTVTHLLHWALHEVVSQEATQKGSFVGPDKLTFDFNSAALTPAQIADIEQLVNERILENAGVSWTEVPFAEVKSRPDVMHLFGEKYGDTVRVVQIGGQVYKLDGYSMELCGGTHTRATGEIGLFRIVGENAIAAGVRRIEAVAGLTAYDVMRRDRELIKTVAGKINSPMHELEKKIEALLAQQKKLEKEIKTAMQRNASNAASELLGRAQTVNEIPFIAHNLGTADGDFLQAIADALKGRFKGVVVLGGYGENAVSLVATVTPEFTAKIQAGKIIQRIAPLVGGKGGGKPDHARGGGKDASQLDTALAQAKSLLG, encoded by the coding sequence ATGACCTCATCACAAATCCGCCAGTCGTTCCTCGACTTTTTTCAGTCGAAGCAACACACCATCGTACCCTCATCAAGCCTCATGCCGGACAGCCCGAACCTGCTGTTCACCAATGCCGGCATGAACCAGTTCGTGCCCATTTTCCTCGGCCAGACCCCATGCCCCTACCAACCCGGGCGCGCGGCGGACACGCAAAAGTGCATCCGCGCCGGTGGCAAACACAACGACCTCGAAGACGTCGGGCTTGATACGTATCACCACACGTTTTTCGAGATGCTGGGCAACTGGAGCTTCGGGGATTACTTCAAAAAGGAAGCCATCGAATGGGCGTGGGAACTGGTGGTCGGCAAATGGAAATTTCCACCAGCCCGCCTCTACGCCACGGTTTTCTGTCCGTACCTCGGCGAACCCGGTTGGGAGAAAAAATGGGCGATCGAACTCGAACAGGTGGCCGCGCTCACGCTGACTTCGCGCACGTTCATCGCTCCGGATCCCAACGCGTCACCCTTTGAAGTTTCCGATCAGGAAGCCGCGCTGTATTGGGCCCGCCAGTTTATTGCGGCCGGACTCGACCCGAAAACGCACATCATCCCCGGCAACAAAAAAGATAACTTCTGGATGATGGGCGAAACCGGGCCGTGCGGGCCGTGTTCCGAACTGCACGTTGACCTGACGCCGGATGGAGACACCAAAGGCTCGCTCGTCAACCAAGGCAGCGCCGAGTGCATCGAGATTTGGAATCTGGTCTTCATTCAATTCAACGCGCAACCCCGTGGCGGCGACGCCTCGTCGCTGAAAGGTGGCGGCAGCGCCCCCGCTGCCGATTCTGCGACGGGAGCGGCGCAGCCACTCGTTGAGTTCGTCCCGCTTTCTCAGAAGCACGTGGATACCGGCATGGGTTTCGAGCGCGTCACCAGCATCATTCAGGGCACGAAGAAATTCACCGATTTCCAGAACGCAAAAATTTCCAACTACGAAACCGACATCTTCCGCCCGATCTTCGACGCGCTGGAGCGGCTTTCGGGCAAAAAGTATCGCAGCACGCTTCCCGGTCGCAGCACCGCCGGGGGAGCACCCGCGCCCCAAGCGCAGATTGAACAGGAAAAAATTGACGTCGCGTTCCGCGTGATTGCCGATCACATCCGCACCTTGGGTTTTGCCATTGCGGACGGCATTCAGCCCGGCAACACGGATCGCAATTACGTCCTGCGCCGCATCCTGCGCCGCGCCGTGCGCTACGGCCGGACCCTCGATTTCCGTGAGCCGTTTTTCTACAAACTCGTGGACGTTCTGGCCGATACCATGGGCGATGTCTTTCCCGAAATTCGCGCCCGGAAGCAACATGTCCAAGCGGTCATTCACACTGAAGAAGAAGCCTTCAACAAGACATTGGATAAAGGCATTGCCCTCTTTAACGAAGAAGTCGAGAAATTAGCGGGAAGCGCCGCCGTCGGTTTGGGTGGAACAGGCTACCAGCCTGTTCCGTCGGGCAACCTGCCCGACGGTGTGCCGGGAGCAACTTACACGAAACGCAACCTGCCGCACTTCGAAAAACCTTGGGCCATTTACGCCGTTAATTTCCAAACTCACGGTGGCAGAGAACTCACCTCTGCAGCTCGAGATATTGCATTCGATTGCATCCTACACTGGCGCGAAAGTCGTTATCGCCTGATTGCCACCTGTGTAATGCCCGATCACGTTCACCTGATCATCCAGCCGGGGATCAAGGAGAGGGCAACAACCGGAGAACCAATCTTTTGGTCATTGACCGAAATTCTTCATTCGATCAAGTCGTTTTCGGCTAAAGAGATCAACAAATTAGATAATACTTCGGGAACGCTTTGGCAGGCCGAGCGCTTCGACCGTTACCTTCGCTCCGATGCCGAGTTGCAAGAGAAGTTTCATTATATTTGTAAAAACCCATGGACAGCCAAAATCGTGGACGAACGGACCCCGTATCGGTGGTTGTGGACGCAGGACATTGAGGCCGCTCAGCCCTACATCCCACCTTCCTCTTTGCCCTACGCTTCGACGACTGGGCAGGTTGCCCAGCCGAACAGGCCAGTGGCCTGTTCCACCCAAACCACCACATCCGCGCCTCCTTCAGATGGAACGAGTAACCTGCCCGCCGCCTCTCCACAAATCTCGGGTGCGTTTGCTTTCCGACTATACGACGAGCAGGGCTTCCCGCTCGATCTCACTGAGTTGATGGCGCGTGAGCGCGGTTTGACCGTGGACACGGCCGGCTTCGAGAAATTGATGGAAGAGCAGCGCGCCCGCGCCCGCGCCGCGCAGAAGAAGGAAGTCATTTCGCTCTCGCAAATCCAAACTACCACGCCCACCAAGTTTGTCGGATATGACACCACTGCGACCAAAGCAAAGGTTTTGGAAGTAGTGATGGAAAAAGGGAAAACCGGACTGATTTTGGATCGGTCTTCTTTTTACGCCGAGATGGGCGGACAGGTCGGCGACACGGGAAATGTCGTCAAGGATTCGTATGGTTTTATCGTCACGAACACGCAGAAGGTTGGCAACACTTGGGTTCACTGGCTTGAGGTCAATGATGCCGATCCAGCGCTTCCTCAAATCGGGAGTGAGGTTGATGTATTAGTGAACCATGACCGTCGTGCCGCCATCCAACGTCACCACACCGTCACGCATCTTTTGCATTGGGCGCTGCATGAAGTCGTCAGCCAAGAGGCGACGCAGAAGGGTTCCTTCGTCGGGCCGGACAAGTTGACCTTCGACTTCAACAGCGCCGCGCTCACCCCCGCGCAGATCGCCGACATCGAACAGCTCGTCAACGAACGCATCCTCGAAAACGCCGGAGTGAGCTGGACGGAAGTGCCGTTTGCCGAAGTGAAATCGCGCCCGGACGTGATGCATCTGTTCGGCGAAAAATACGGCGATACGGTGCGCGTGGTTCAGATCGGGGGCCAGGTGTACAAGCTCGATGGTTACTCGATGGAGCTTTGCGGCGGCACGCACACGCGCGCCACCGGCGAGATCGGTTTGTTCCGCATCGTGGGCGAAAACGCCATTGCCGCCGGCGTGCGCCGCATCGAAGCCGTCGCCGGCCTCACCGCTTACGACGTAATGCGGCGCGATCGCGAGTTGATCAAAACCGTGGCGGGCAAAATCAATTCGCCGATGCACGAGTTGGAAAAGAAGATTGAAGCATTGCTGGCGCAGCAAAAGAAACTGGAAAAAGAAATCAAGACCGCGATGCAACGCAACGCCTCGAACGCGGCGAGCGAACTGTTGGGTCGGGCGCAGACGGTGAACGAAATCCCCTTCATCGCGCACAACCTCGGCACGGCGGATGGCGATTTTTTACAAGCGATTGCCGACGCGCTCAAGGGCCGGTTCAAAGGCGTGGTGGTGCTGGGTGGTTACGGCGAAAATGCCGTTTCCCTCGTGGCGACGGTGACCCCGGAATTCACCGCGAAAATTCAAGCGGGCAAAATCATCCAACGGATCGCGCCCCTCGTCGGCGGCAAAGGCGGCGGCAAACCGGATCACGCGCGCGGCGGGGGCAAAGATGCCAGCCAACTGGACACGGCTTTGGCGCAGGCGAAAAGTTTGCTCGGATAA
- a CDS encoding aminotransferase class V-fold PLP-dependent enzyme has protein sequence MQRKLVRPRPNRFRRHWELRPGIVFLNHGSFGACPKPILDWQMQFRRAFEAEPVQFLWRHYEAHLVPARRALAQFLGANTADLVFLPNATAGVNAVVRSLRLRRGDELLTTSLDYNACRNVLVAAAQRAGAKVMVVPVPFPLESAEQIITPILRAVTRRTRLLLLDHVTSNTGLILPVNEVVQVLAARGVDTLVDGAHAPGMLPLNLRRLRPAYYTANLHKWVCAPKGAAFLYVRPDRQEQIQPPVISHGNNRRRPGFTRFQDRFDWPGTFDPSPWWCVPEALRWMGQLLPGGWPELRRRNHELAVQARRILCAHWHVAPPGPEAMLGSMAAVPLPERFQGRRSRGKIDELQLALYDRFGIEVPVNCFGEPQRRWVRVSAQIYNSPADYEYLAAALEQL, from the coding sequence ATGCAGCGCAAACTTGTGCGACCCCGACCGAATCGCTTTCGGCGTCACTGGGAACTTCGACCCGGAATTGTTTTTCTCAACCACGGCTCGTTCGGCGCCTGTCCGAAGCCCATCCTGGATTGGCAAATGCAATTCCGCCGCGCGTTTGAAGCCGAGCCGGTGCAATTTCTGTGGCGACATTACGAGGCGCATCTGGTGCCGGCGCGGCGGGCGTTGGCGCAGTTTCTCGGCGCCAATACGGCGGATTTGGTCTTCCTTCCGAATGCGACCGCCGGCGTGAACGCCGTGGTGCGTTCGTTGCGATTGCGGCGGGGCGACGAGTTGTTGACCACCAGCCTGGATTACAATGCGTGTCGCAACGTGTTGGTGGCCGCGGCGCAGCGGGCCGGGGCGAAGGTGATGGTGGTTCCCGTTCCGTTTCCGCTGGAATCCGCCGAGCAAATTATCACCCCGATTTTGCGCGCGGTGACGCGGCGCACCCGCTTGTTGTTGCTGGATCATGTGACCAGCAATACGGGTTTGATTCTGCCCGTGAACGAGGTGGTGCAAGTGCTGGCGGCGCGCGGCGTGGATACGTTGGTGGATGGCGCGCATGCGCCGGGAATGTTGCCGTTGAACCTGCGTCGGCTGCGCCCCGCTTACTACACGGCGAACCTGCACAAATGGGTTTGCGCCCCGAAAGGCGCGGCGTTTCTTTATGTGCGCCCGGATCGTCAGGAGCAAATCCAACCGCCGGTGATCAGTCACGGCAATAATCGCCGGCGTCCCGGTTTTACCCGTTTCCAGGATCGCTTTGATTGGCCCGGCACATTCGATCCGTCGCCGTGGTGGTGTGTACCCGAAGCGCTGCGTTGGATGGGACAATTGCTGCCGGGCGGCTGGCCGGAATTGCGCCGGCGCAATCACGAGCTGGCGGTGCAGGCGCGACGAATTTTATGCGCGCATTGGCACGTCGCGCCGCCGGGGCCGGAAGCGATGTTGGGGTCCATGGCTGCCGTGCCGTTGCCCGAGCGGTTTCAGGGTCGGCGCAGTCGCGGCAAGATAGATGAATTGCAACTGGCGCTTTACGATCGGTTCGGCATCGAAGTGCCGGTGAATTGCTTCGGTGAGCCGCAGCGCCGTTGGGTGCGCGTGTCGGCGCAAATTTACAATTCGCCCGCCGACTACGAATATCTCGCCGCCGCTTTGGAGCAGCTTTGA
- a CDS encoding TonB-dependent receptor: MADTQTHFFRADETQLDPDQKALQINRDHAKYGIFAEIGAGQEVARRFFRVGGASGTVAKTISAYDMAVSDAIYGPTERYVSRQRLQAMLDREYQLLLHRLDPIRGERTTFFSFANTVATHSYTRKQEGQGWMGIRFQGEPRQSFSEIIVHVRLFDSEPAREQEAIGIIGVNLIYAAYFLRSQPERLLGSLLDGLNRQRVEVDMIKLSGPCFAAVDNRLMTLQLVEQGLTQAAMFLADGETVIPGETLWQKPVLVERGSFRPLTTPMFDMLERAREQFEIEPGLDGVAPVILLEMTLKQLQVGDAIDRHDFLDRVDLLRTLNRPVLISNFRRYHRLIHFLSRYTQKMIGLPLGLIRLRDVLDENSYTDLGGGLMESLGQMCRPGVKLYVYPWLDRATGQVITLDNYQPPEKIKHLYAHLRANGFLEPIRNFNPDYLAVGSNQVITALQNNDPSWETQVPAPVAELIKAKNLFGRR, translated from the coding sequence ATGGCCGACACACAGACGCATTTTTTCCGCGCAGACGAAACACAACTGGACCCGGACCAGAAAGCGTTGCAGATTAATCGCGACCACGCGAAGTATGGCATCTTCGCTGAAATCGGTGCCGGACAGGAAGTCGCGCGGCGGTTCTTCCGCGTCGGCGGCGCTTCGGGCACGGTGGCCAAAACCATTTCCGCCTATGACATGGCGGTGAGCGACGCGATTTATGGTCCGACCGAGCGGTACGTCAGCCGCCAGCGATTGCAGGCCATGTTGGATCGGGAATACCAGCTCTTGCTGCATCGCCTGGACCCGATCCGTGGCGAGCGCACCACGTTTTTCAGCTTTGCCAACACGGTGGCAACCCATAGTTACACCCGCAAACAGGAAGGCCAGGGTTGGATGGGCATCCGCTTCCAGGGCGAGCCGCGCCAATCCTTCTCCGAGATCATCGTTCACGTGCGGCTGTTCGATTCCGAACCCGCCCGCGAACAGGAAGCCATTGGCATCATCGGCGTGAACCTGATCTACGCGGCGTATTTTCTGCGGTCGCAACCGGAACGCTTGCTCGGTTCATTGCTTGATGGCTTGAACCGGCAGCGCGTGGAAGTGGATATGATCAAGCTGTCCGGTCCGTGTTTCGCCGCGGTGGACAACCGACTGATGACGCTGCAACTGGTGGAACAGGGGCTGACGCAGGCGGCGATGTTCCTGGCGGACGGCGAAACGGTGATTCCGGGGGAAACTCTGTGGCAAAAACCGGTGTTGGTGGAGCGCGGCAGTTTTCGACCGTTGACCACGCCGATGTTCGACATGCTCGAACGCGCCCGCGAACAATTTGAAATTGAACCAGGCCTGGATGGCGTGGCGCCGGTGATCCTGCTGGAAATGACCTTGAAACAATTGCAGGTTGGCGACGCCATTGACCGGCACGATTTTCTGGATCGCGTGGACCTGCTGCGGACTTTGAATCGCCCGGTGTTGATCTCCAACTTTCGCCGTTACCATCGGCTGATCCATTTTCTCTCCCGGTACACGCAAAAGATGATCGGCCTGCCGTTGGGCCTGATCCGCCTGCGCGACGTGCTGGACGAAAACAGTTACACCGATCTGGGCGGCGGCTTGATGGAATCGCTCGGGCAGATGTGTCGCCCCGGCGTGAAACTGTATGTGTATCCGTGGCTGGATCGCGCGACCGGTCAGGTGATCACGCTCGACAACTATCAACCGCCGGAAAAGATTAAACATCTGTACGCCCATCTGCGTGCCAACGGATTTCTCGAACCGATCCGCAACTTCAATCCGGATTACCTGGCCGTCGGCTCGAATCAAGTCATCACCGCGTTGCAAAACAACGATCCCAGTTGGGAAACACAGGTGCCCGCACCCGTGGCGGAGTTGATCAAAGCCAAGAACCTGTTCGGGCGGCGCTGA